In a genomic window of Spirosoma agri:
- a CDS encoding sugar phosphate isomerase/epimerase family protein → MKTMKGPGIFLAQFLGDTEPFNSLESIARYMADLGYKGVQIPTWDPRMIDLKQASESKTYCDDYAGKLKEIGVEVTELATHLQGQLVAVHPAYGPMFDGFGPAELAGKPKEQQAWAVDQLLMTAKASKNLGLKASPTFSGALLWPFIYPWPQRPAGLVETGFKELADRWLPILNAYDEAGIDLAYELHPGEDLHDGVTFEMFLEHVNNHPRAGINYDPSHFVLQQLDYLQFIDFYHERIYAYHVKDAEFNPTGKQGVYGGYQGWVERAGRFRSLGDGQVDFSGIFSKLAQYDYDRWAVLEWECALKHPEQGAAEGAPFIDSHIIRVTERAFDDFAGTGADEAFNKKVLGL, encoded by the coding sequence ATGAAAACAATGAAAGGGCCTGGAATTTTTCTGGCGCAGTTCTTAGGGGATACTGAACCATTTAATTCGCTCGAATCCATTGCCAGGTACATGGCCGATCTGGGTTACAAAGGTGTTCAGATTCCAACCTGGGATCCGCGCATGATCGACCTGAAACAGGCATCTGAGAGTAAAACCTATTGCGACGACTACGCGGGTAAGCTTAAGGAAATAGGTGTCGAAGTAACCGAACTCGCCACGCATTTACAGGGACAGCTGGTCGCGGTTCATCCGGCTTATGGCCCTATGTTCGATGGTTTCGGACCCGCTGAGCTGGCCGGTAAGCCGAAAGAGCAGCAAGCCTGGGCGGTTGATCAACTGTTAATGACGGCCAAGGCCAGTAAAAATCTTGGCCTGAAAGCGAGCCCTACGTTCTCGGGCGCGCTGCTGTGGCCGTTTATCTATCCGTGGCCGCAACGTCCGGCAGGGTTGGTAGAAACCGGTTTCAAGGAACTGGCCGATCGCTGGCTGCCCATTCTGAATGCTTACGACGAAGCGGGTATCGACCTTGCTTATGAACTGCACCCCGGCGAAGATCTGCACGATGGCGTGACGTTCGAAATGTTTCTTGAGCACGTCAATAACCACCCACGGGCGGGTATCAACTACGACCCAAGTCATTTCGTGTTACAACAACTCGACTATCTTCAGTTCATCGATTTCTACCACGAGCGGATTTACGCCTACCACGTCAAGGATGCTGAATTCAACCCGACGGGCAAACAGGGCGTGTATGGCGGCTATCAAGGCTGGGTTGAGCGGGCCGGACGTTTCCGTTCGCTGGGCGACGGACAGGTCGACTTCTCCGGTATTTTCTCGAAACTGGCGCAGTACGACTACGACCGTTGGGCGGTGCTAGAATGGGAGTGTGCCTTAAAGCATCCGGAACAGGGAGCCGCCGAAGGTGCGCCGTTCATTGACAGTCACATCATTCGCGTCACCGAACGGGCTTTCGACGATTTCGCCGGAACCGGTGCCGACGAAGCCTTCAATAAGAAAGTGCTGGGATTGTAA
- a CDS encoding Uma2 family endonuclease, whose product MSVTVATAPKKRKKAGVPSYLIYETLNGRPLYYRNYKAVLNGQKKPAEIIGSSSLQAMLVSLIHGFLFTHINRKQYLLATNESGIHIDKHSNLSNDIAIFNRSANLTLTNKYFDIAPKIAIEVDVHIEPEEFEGKESGYVYEKTERLLAFGVETVIWITTQPKKIFVATHNSPWLTQNWDANVPVIDDVVLNLAALLAEEGIEF is encoded by the coding sequence ATGTCAGTAACCGTAGCCACAGCACCGAAGAAGCGAAAAAAAGCGGGTGTGCCCTCGTACCTGATCTACGAGACACTCAACGGACGGCCTTTATACTACCGTAACTACAAGGCCGTATTGAACGGCCAGAAAAAACCCGCCGAAATTATAGGAAGTAGCTCATTACAGGCCATGCTTGTATCGTTGATACATGGCTTTTTATTTACGCATATCAATCGAAAACAATACTTGTTGGCAACGAACGAATCAGGAATTCATATCGACAAGCACAGTAATTTATCGAATGACATTGCCATCTTCAATAGGTCAGCTAATCTCACACTAACGAATAAATATTTCGATATTGCCCCAAAAATTGCCATTGAGGTAGACGTACATATTGAGCCCGAAGAGTTTGAAGGGAAAGAATCGGGCTACGTCTACGAGAAAACGGAACGCCTGCTGGCTTTTGGCGTCGAAACGGTTATTTGGATTACCACGCAGCCAAAAAAGATATTCGTTGCCACTCACAATTCACCTTGGCTTACGCAAAACTGGGATGCTAATGTACCTGTTATCGATGATGTCGTGCTAAATCTGGCCGCGTTGTTAGCAGAAGAAGGGATTGAGTTTTGA
- a CDS encoding endonuclease MutS2, with the protein MLYPNTLEQKLGFDTIRERLKDACVSQLGQDYVEKIRFTDNGPLIDKLLRQTDEFKQIVQYEPDFPSSNYIDVRPHLNRVRVEGLALTEAEFFDLKLALRTIQDCLKFLAKREEASVRADRSFPFLRELAGPIAVDKKLTDALERVIDDRGLVRDSASPELASIRRRIISEQANLRKRLDSILRQARQNGWIPDDLSLTIRGGRLVIPIAAEHKRKIKGFVHDESQTGQTVFLEPAEVFDANNEIRELEYEERREIYRILLALTDQIRPHLDELRRAINFLAQIDFIRAKAKLAVQLEAIMPKLSEKPLVDWTNARHPLLHLSFQKQQKSVVPLSVRLDEKNRILIISGPNAGGKSVALKTIGLIQYMLQCGLLVPMADYAEMGIFQNLFIDIGDEQSLENDLSTYSSHLTAMKQFVIGSNKRTLFLIDEFGTGTEPGLGGAIAESILEELNKSGAYGVINTHYTNLKVFADKTAGLINGAMRFDGEHLEPLYQLEIGRPGSSFAFEIAQKIGLPKGVIDRAKEKLGTQQVNFEKLLKELDIEKRVFSEKNLEVSINQRKLAQQLAEYTALKTRLDNEQKLLINNAKQKAKALVQEANQRIESTIREIKENKAEREPTRQIRQELERFEDKELKPETLVVEKPKQAEEEFEADNSAIAVGSYVRISGQNAIGQILSLRGKDAEIRIGDLKSNVKLNRLEKVSKKTFKEATEARDDRPRSQGIDINEKMQNFSFNLDIRGKRGEEALGEVDRFVDDALMLGYPELRIVHGKGDGILRTLIRNHLRGYKQVGKMEDEHADRGGAGVTIVKMK; encoded by the coding sequence ATGCTTTACCCCAATACACTAGAACAAAAATTAGGTTTTGACACCATACGCGAACGGCTCAAAGACGCTTGTGTCAGTCAGCTGGGTCAGGACTATGTTGAAAAGATTCGCTTTACGGACAATGGGCCGCTGATCGACAAATTGCTGCGTCAGACCGACGAGTTCAAACAGATCGTTCAATACGAACCCGATTTTCCGAGTAGTAATTACATCGACGTTCGGCCCCACCTAAATCGCGTCCGCGTTGAAGGACTGGCCCTGACAGAAGCCGAATTTTTCGACCTGAAACTGGCGCTACGGACCATCCAGGACTGTCTTAAATTTCTGGCGAAGCGCGAAGAAGCAAGTGTTCGTGCCGACCGTAGCTTTCCCTTTCTGCGCGAGCTGGCGGGTCCGATTGCGGTCGACAAAAAACTGACCGATGCTCTCGAACGCGTCATCGATGACCGGGGGCTGGTTCGTGATTCGGCCTCGCCCGAATTGGCCAGCATCCGTCGGCGTATTATCAGCGAACAGGCCAATCTACGTAAACGGCTCGACAGTATTTTGCGTCAGGCCCGGCAAAATGGCTGGATTCCCGACGACCTGAGCCTGACCATTCGCGGTGGGCGACTCGTTATTCCGATTGCGGCTGAGCACAAACGCAAGATCAAAGGCTTCGTTCACGATGAGTCGCAGACGGGCCAGACGGTCTTTCTGGAACCTGCCGAAGTCTTCGACGCCAACAACGAAATCCGCGAACTGGAATACGAAGAACGGCGCGAGATTTACCGCATCCTGTTAGCCCTGACGGACCAGATTCGGCCGCACCTCGACGAGTTGAGACGAGCGATCAATTTTCTGGCTCAGATCGATTTTATCCGCGCAAAGGCCAAACTCGCCGTTCAGCTGGAGGCTATTATGCCGAAACTCAGCGAAAAGCCATTAGTCGACTGGACGAATGCCCGCCATCCGTTACTGCATCTGTCGTTTCAGAAGCAGCAGAAGTCAGTAGTGCCGTTGAGCGTTCGGCTCGATGAGAAAAACCGCATCCTGATTATCTCCGGCCCAAACGCGGGTGGAAAATCGGTAGCGTTGAAAACCATTGGATTGATTCAGTATATGCTGCAATGCGGTCTGTTGGTTCCGATGGCAGACTATGCTGAAATGGGTATTTTTCAGAACTTGTTTATCGACATTGGCGACGAGCAGTCGCTGGAAAATGATCTGAGTACGTATTCGTCGCACCTGACGGCCATGAAACAGTTCGTGATTGGCTCGAACAAGCGGACGCTGTTTCTGATCGACGAGTTCGGAACAGGGACAGAGCCGGGTTTGGGTGGCGCTATTGCGGAGTCAATTCTGGAAGAGCTTAATAAGTCGGGCGCTTACGGTGTCATCAATACGCACTATACGAACCTGAAAGTGTTTGCCGATAAAACAGCCGGGCTCATCAACGGGGCTATGCGCTTCGACGGTGAACACCTTGAACCACTGTATCAGCTGGAAATTGGCCGGCCGGGTAGCTCGTTCGCTTTTGAAATTGCGCAGAAAATCGGCCTACCGAAAGGGGTCATCGATCGGGCCAAAGAGAAGTTGGGCACGCAACAGGTCAACTTCGAGAAATTGCTCAAGGAGCTGGATATCGAGAAACGGGTTTTCTCGGAAAAGAATCTGGAGGTAAGCATCAACCAGCGTAAACTGGCGCAGCAACTGGCCGAATATACAGCGTTGAAAACACGTCTGGACAACGAACAGAAGCTGCTGATCAACAACGCCAAACAGAAGGCGAAAGCGTTGGTACAGGAAGCGAATCAGCGAATCGAAAGCACCATCCGTGAGATCAAAGAAAATAAAGCGGAGCGTGAACCGACCCGGCAGATTCGGCAGGAGTTAGAGCGGTTTGAAGACAAGGAACTTAAGCCGGAAACGCTGGTTGTCGAGAAGCCAAAACAGGCCGAAGAGGAATTTGAAGCAGATAACAGCGCCATTGCGGTTGGTAGTTATGTGCGCATTTCGGGGCAGAACGCGATCGGTCAGATTCTGTCGCTACGAGGCAAAGATGCTGAGATCCGGATTGGTGATCTGAAGTCGAACGTCAAGCTTAACCGGCTCGAAAAGGTTAGTAAGAAGACGTTTAAAGAAGCTACCGAAGCGAGAGATGACCGGCCGCGCAGTCAGGGTATCGACATAAACGAGAAGATGCAGAACTTTAGCTTCAACCTCGACATTCGGGGCAAGCGGGGTGAAGAAGCTCTCGGTGAAGTTGATCGTTTTGTCGATGATGCGCTCATGCTCGGCTACCCGGAACTGCGCATCGTTCACGGCAAAGGCGATGGTATTCTTCGTACGCTCATTCGTAACCATTTACGCGGCTACAAACAGGTTGGCAAAATGGAAGACGAACACGCCGACCGGGGTGGTGCGGGCGTGACGATCGTGAAGATGAAGTAA
- a CDS encoding polysaccharide deacetylase family protein translates to MFTRKFVPFAAAICLSALVTNGLIGCQSKGSDTTETTKTTAADAPKADKSAESTAASTPDPASSPADKPSNAPVANAATILARHQVPILCYHQIRDWRASDSKTAKDYIIPVAAFREQMKMLADSGYHTVSPDQLYAYLTTGAALPKKPVMLTFDDGDLDQYTVAAPELEKHGFKGAFFIMTVAIGRHGKQPYMDKTQIKDLSDRGHTIGAHTWDHHNVKKYQGEDWKIQIEEPKTKLEAIIGKPVKYFAYPFGLWNKQALPELQKRGYAAAFTLADKRDDQMPLYTVRRIIAGGQWKTTTMYRNMIQSFDDK, encoded by the coding sequence ATGTTTACCCGTAAATTCGTTCCCTTTGCAGCGGCTATCTGTTTGTCTGCTTTAGTTACCAATGGGTTGATCGGCTGCCAGTCCAAGGGCTCCGATACGACTGAGACCACCAAAACGACGGCTGCCGATGCGCCCAAAGCCGACAAATCGGCTGAGTCTACGGCAGCATCAACACCCGATCCAGCGTCGAGCCCCGCCGATAAACCGTCCAACGCTCCCGTTGCTAACGCAGCGACGATTCTGGCCCGGCATCAGGTTCCCATTCTTTGTTATCACCAGATTCGCGATTGGCGGGCCAGCGATTCCAAAACGGCCAAAGATTACATCATTCCTGTAGCGGCTTTTCGTGAGCAAATGAAAATGCTGGCCGACAGCGGCTATCATACCGTATCGCCCGACCAGCTTTACGCGTACCTGACCACGGGTGCAGCCCTGCCCAAGAAGCCCGTTATGCTGACCTTCGACGATGGCGACCTCGATCAATACACGGTTGCGGCTCCTGAACTCGAAAAGCACGGTTTCAAAGGTGCGTTCTTTATCATGACGGTGGCTATCGGCCGACATGGCAAGCAGCCGTACATGGACAAGACACAAATCAAAGATCTCTCGGACCGGGGGCACACAATCGGCGCACATACCTGGGATCACCACAATGTGAAGAAATACCAGGGTGAGGACTGGAAAATTCAGATCGAAGAACCCAAAACGAAACTGGAAGCGATTATTGGTAAACCCGTTAAATACTTCGCTTATCCGTTTGGTCTCTGGAATAAGCAGGCGCTGCCCGAACTACAAAAACGCGGTTATGCCGCTGCATTTACGCTGGCCGACAAACGCGACGATCAAATGCCGCTTTACACGGTTCGGCGCATCATTGCGGGTGGTCAGTGGAAGACGACGACCATGTATCGGAATATGATTCAGAGCTTCGATGATAAGTAA
- a CDS encoding polysaccharide deacetylase family protein — MNRNVLLILLWVILTPVFAQVNPPRLLVRGDDMGYSHAGNEAILKCYKNGIEKSIEVLVPSPWFPEAVIMLEQIPDADMGIHLTLTSEWDNLKWRPLTDCPSLRDADGYFFPMLFPNKNYPKRSVVENDWQLADIEKEFRAQIELGLKKIPRVSHFSGHMGCTSLNDEVKALVSRLAQEYHIRHYDMSLRDAGVMVAGYAGAHATSDEKLQSFMKMLDSLEPGKTYIFVDHPGLDTPEIRAIHHIGYENVAIDRQGVTDVWTDPRVKAYIKTKGIQLIGYNNLP; from the coding sequence ATGAATCGAAACGTCTTATTGATACTGCTCTGGGTGATTCTGACACCTGTTTTCGCGCAGGTAAATCCTCCTCGGCTGCTCGTTCGTGGGGACGATATGGGGTATTCGCACGCGGGTAATGAAGCAATTCTGAAATGCTACAAGAATGGGATCGAGAAGTCGATTGAAGTCCTTGTGCCGTCGCCCTGGTTTCCGGAGGCGGTTATCATGCTGGAACAAATCCCTGATGCCGATATGGGCATTCATTTAACCCTGACGAGTGAATGGGACAACCTCAAATGGCGACCACTTACGGACTGCCCCAGTCTGCGCGATGCCGATGGTTATTTCTTTCCCATGCTGTTTCCGAATAAAAACTACCCCAAACGGTCGGTGGTGGAAAATGATTGGCAACTGGCTGATATCGAAAAAGAATTTCGCGCGCAGATCGAACTGGGCCTTAAGAAAATTCCCCGCGTGAGCCACTTTTCTGGCCATATGGGCTGCACCAGTCTAAACGATGAAGTGAAAGCACTAGTCAGCAGACTAGCGCAGGAATACCATATCCGGCATTATGACATGAGCCTTCGGGACGCTGGCGTTATGGTTGCGGGTTACGCAGGGGCTCACGCGACATCCGACGAAAAACTGCAAAGTTTTATGAAGATGCTCGATAGTCTGGAACCCGGAAAAACATACATTTTCGTGGATCATCCCGGACTTGATACCCCAGAAATACGCGCCATTCATCATATCGGTTATGAGAACGTCGCTATTGATCGGCAGGGCGTAACCGACGTGTGGACCGACCCGCGCGTTAAAGCATACATCAAGACGAAAGGCATTCAACTGATCGGCTATAACAACCTGCCCTAA
- a CDS encoding ThuA domain-containing protein gives MRKVIKILLSVVLGLVLLAGGFVVFGMYITRTLPWQKPVFDTTRPADPGQVGEKGVLIFSKTNGFRHESIEPGIESLKKVGKEKGWAVRTTENGAFFNDDYLRRFKTVVFLSTTGDILTSDQEKAFEKFIENGGGYVGIHAASDTEYSWDWYDHMLGTHFRDHPLYPEHTPEAEVITDIRTHPTTKHLPATWRKVDEWYNFKQSVRGKDSIQVLLTLNEATYKATWPKAMGGDHPISWTNVVGKGRVFYTGMGHTNETFTDPNAMPHIVAGIEWAGRFD, from the coding sequence ATGCGTAAAGTCATTAAAATCCTGTTGAGCGTCGTACTCGGTCTCGTACTGCTGGCTGGCGGTTTCGTCGTGTTCGGCATGTATATAACCCGGACGCTGCCCTGGCAAAAACCCGTATTCGACACTACTCGACCAGCCGATCCGGGTCAGGTTGGCGAGAAAGGCGTCTTGATCTTCTCAAAGACCAACGGCTTCCGCCATGAATCCATCGAGCCGGGCATCGAATCGCTAAAAAAGGTAGGGAAAGAAAAAGGCTGGGCTGTGCGCACTACCGAAAATGGCGCATTCTTCAATGATGATTACCTGCGTCGTTTCAAAACGGTCGTCTTTCTGTCCACTACGGGCGACATTCTGACTTCAGATCAGGAAAAGGCGTTCGAGAAGTTTATCGAAAATGGGGGTGGCTATGTAGGCATTCACGCGGCCTCCGATACTGAATACAGCTGGGATTGGTACGACCATATGCTCGGCACCCACTTCCGCGATCACCCACTCTACCCCGAGCATACCCCAGAAGCCGAAGTAATCACCGACATTCGGACGCACCCAACAACGAAGCATTTGCCCGCTACCTGGCGCAAAGTGGATGAGTGGTACAACTTCAAACAAAGTGTGCGCGGCAAAGACAGCATCCAAGTGTTGTTAACGCTAAATGAAGCAACGTATAAGGCCACCTGGCCCAAAGCTATGGGCGGTGATCACCCAATTTCGTGGACGAATGTTGTCGGCAAAGGCCGCGTATTCTACACAGGCATGGGACACACGAACGAAACATTCACCGACCCCAATGCGATGCCGCACATTGTTGCTGGTATCGAATGGGCGGGCCGTTTCGATTAA
- a CDS encoding sugar phosphate isomerase/epimerase family protein, with translation MTQSRRTFLNQLGLTAAGMGLASTFSTELLAEMAPKKFSFDISMAEFSFAGELLSGKMTNMDFPARTKNEFGVNVLEYVSMFFNDKHTDQTYLKELKQRTDDLGMKNNLVMVDGANIADLDTAKRNQAVEAHYPWVDAAKFLGCTAIRVNLGDTTKAMTGVADDPADEAAKAAADGYHKLLEYAAKSTMNVIVENHFGNSTNVDWLIGIMKQVNMPNAGVLPDFGNFCTQRSKPETNDIKGIMGTKCIKEYDRYEGVKKMMPYAKGISAKTHKFDANGNETETDFMQMFKIIKDAGFTGYVGIEYEGGIMAMYKPDGGYLPTNEGIRATKTLLERVRTKLA, from the coding sequence ATGACACAATCTCGTCGCACCTTCCTAAACCAACTCGGTCTGACAGCCGCTGGCATGGGGCTGGCCTCCACTTTTTCAACTGAGTTACTGGCTGAAATGGCACCTAAGAAATTTTCATTCGACATCTCGATGGCCGAGTTCTCGTTCGCGGGCGAACTACTATCCGGCAAAATGACCAACATGGACTTTCCGGCCAGAACCAAAAATGAGTTCGGCGTCAACGTGCTCGAATACGTGTCCATGTTCTTCAACGATAAGCACACCGACCAGACGTACCTGAAAGAACTCAAACAGCGAACCGACGACCTCGGCATGAAAAACAACCTTGTCATGGTTGATGGAGCGAACATTGCCGATCTGGATACGGCCAAACGCAACCAGGCCGTTGAAGCGCACTATCCCTGGGTCGATGCTGCCAAGTTTTTGGGTTGTACGGCCATTCGCGTCAATCTGGGCGATACCACCAAAGCTATGACGGGCGTAGCCGATGATCCGGCTGACGAAGCGGCTAAAGCAGCCGCCGACGGTTACCATAAATTACTGGAATACGCGGCCAAGTCGACGATGAACGTAATTGTCGAAAATCACTTTGGCAATTCAACCAACGTTGACTGGTTGATTGGTATCATGAAGCAGGTCAATATGCCCAATGCAGGCGTATTACCCGATTTTGGTAACTTCTGCACCCAACGCAGCAAACCCGAAACGAACGATATCAAGGGCATTATGGGTACCAAATGCATCAAGGAATACGATCGCTACGAGGGGGTGAAGAAGATGATGCCCTACGCCAAAGGGATCAGCGCCAAAACGCATAAGTTCGACGCGAATGGCAACGAGACCGAAACCGATTTCATGCAGATGTTCAAAATCATAAAAGACGCTGGTTTTACCGGATACGTCGGCATCGAATATGAAGGAGGCATCATGGCCATGTACAAGCCAGACGGCGGCTACCTACCTACCAACGAAGGCATCCGCGCTACAAAAACCCTGCTCGAACGCGTTCGTACTAAACTTGCTTAA
- a CDS encoding PQQ-dependent sugar dehydrogenase, with amino-acid sequence MKRSYFTVKPYQLVAILSIGTIGLWAYSAKPLLDDGKLPDENRFTKVVLAEKLNEPLEMAILPDERVLLVERHGDVRLYSPTTKQLKTIATIPVSTKYKDKEGHETEAEDGLLGVNIDPNFAKNHWVYLYYSPAGDEQKNILTRYELRGDELVLSSKKVLLDVVTQREQCCHTGGSIDWDRDGNLYLSTGDNTSPRATLYAPIDERPDRGPWDAQKSSANTNDLRGKILRIHPEPDGTYTIPEGNLFPKGTPKTRPEIYTMGHRNPYRISVDKRTGFVYWGDVGPDAGTDSVGVGPTAEDEYNQAKKPGNFGWPYFVGDNKAYNDLDFSTNKSGAKFDPAHPVNNSPNNTGLQSLPPAMPALIAYTAAETKKFPLMGSGGRSAMAGPTYYKDDFNGAKRPFPDYYNGKVFMYEWMRDMILAVNFDSKGDMTNMERFLPNMPFSHPIDMAFGPNGDLYVLEYGTGWFLKNDDSRLVKIEFNAGNRKPMVQIASSQKAGAVPLKVNLSSTGTKDFDGDAMTYQWKIFSRTGSGPTAGQPTVLTEPNPTFTFQKPGQYKAILTVTDAHGLSDSREVDIMAGNQPPVVTLNVQKGNKSFYFPGEPIAYQVNVTDKEDGSLANGRIAARQVLVRANYQDEASAQNTSEAASGHKFSEATYLGTGKILMDKSDCKACHFTDKKSVGPSFIDVAKRYKSDANAVASLSNKIIKGGGGVWGDAIMTAHPQLSSPDAGEIVKYILTLSDKKIASPTLPTQGIYTPEKDKQGDLVLQASYKDRGANGLPAQTNEQAVVLRNPLVAMGTSNVQSKGITLFKMGTQPYPLVIVMAAGTHVQFNKLDLTGIRTMEFAVAVPKAQLSAVGGRIEIRADSPTGQLLGQTDDIVPSESKDSADMFKPSMAKVTIKPITGQHDVYFVFQNEKAGKAPLFVPVTVQFSN; translated from the coding sequence ATGAAACGCAGTTACTTCACAGTCAAACCTTACCAACTGGTAGCAATCCTGAGCATCGGCACTATTGGGCTCTGGGCTTATTCGGCCAAACCACTGCTGGATGACGGCAAGTTACCCGACGAGAATCGATTTACGAAAGTCGTATTGGCCGAAAAACTCAACGAGCCGCTCGAGATGGCCATTCTGCCCGATGAACGGGTGTTGCTCGTCGAGCGTCACGGCGATGTCCGCCTGTATTCGCCAACGACCAAGCAGCTTAAAACGATCGCCACCATTCCGGTCAGTACGAAGTATAAAGATAAGGAAGGCCACGAAACCGAAGCTGAAGATGGCCTGCTGGGCGTCAATATTGATCCTAACTTTGCCAAAAACCATTGGGTTTACCTGTATTATTCGCCAGCAGGCGATGAGCAAAAGAACATTCTGACCCGTTACGAACTTCGGGGCGATGAGCTGGTTCTCTCCTCCAAAAAAGTCTTGCTGGACGTAGTCACCCAGCGCGAACAGTGCTGTCATACGGGTGGCTCGATTGATTGGGATCGGGATGGCAATCTCTACCTGTCGACCGGCGATAACACCAGCCCCCGCGCCACCTTGTACGCACCCATCGACGAGCGACCCGACCGTGGTCCCTGGGATGCTCAGAAGTCATCGGCCAACACGAACGACCTGCGCGGTAAAATTCTGCGCATTCACCCCGAACCCGACGGAACGTATACCATCCCGGAAGGCAATCTATTCCCGAAAGGAACACCTAAAACCCGCCCGGAAATTTACACAATGGGCCACCGCAACCCGTACCGGATCTCAGTCGACAAACGAACCGGATTCGTGTATTGGGGTGATGTTGGCCCTGATGCGGGAACGGATTCGGTGGGCGTTGGTCCAACCGCCGAAGACGAATACAATCAGGCCAAAAAACCCGGCAATTTCGGCTGGCCTTACTTCGTGGGCGATAACAAAGCCTACAACGATCTTGATTTTTCGACGAACAAGTCTGGGGCCAAATTTGATCCGGCTCACCCGGTCAACAATTCACCCAACAATACGGGCTTGCAGAGCCTCCCTCCTGCCATGCCTGCGCTGATCGCCTACACGGCTGCCGAGACGAAGAAATTCCCGCTGATGGGCAGTGGAGGCCGCAGCGCGATGGCGGGGCCGACGTATTACAAAGACGACTTCAACGGAGCAAAGCGGCCTTTTCCAGACTATTACAACGGCAAAGTGTTCATGTACGAATGGATGCGCGACATGATTCTGGCCGTTAATTTTGATAGCAAAGGTGACATGACCAACATGGAACGCTTCCTACCCAATATGCCGTTTAGCCACCCAATCGATATGGCATTCGGGCCGAATGGCGACCTCTACGTGCTTGAATACGGTACGGGTTGGTTCCTCAAAAATGACGACTCGCGACTGGTAAAAATCGAGTTTAATGCCGGAAACCGCAAACCAATGGTACAGATTGCGTCCAGCCAGAAAGCAGGTGCTGTTCCGCTGAAAGTAAACCTCTCATCGACAGGTACAAAAGATTTTGACGGCGACGCCATGACCTACCAATGGAAAATTTTTAGCCGTACGGGCAGTGGCCCAACAGCGGGTCAGCCAACGGTTCTAACCGAACCCAATCCAACGTTCACGTTTCAAAAACCAGGCCAGTACAAAGCGATTCTGACCGTAACGGACGCACATGGACTGAGTGACTCGCGGGAGGTAGACATCATGGCAGGGAATCAACCGCCCGTCGTTACGCTCAACGTGCAGAAAGGCAACAAAAGCTTCTACTTTCCCGGTGAACCGATTGCCTACCAGGTCAATGTAACGGATAAGGAAGATGGTAGTTTGGCCAATGGGCGTATTGCGGCCAGACAGGTCTTGGTGCGGGCTAACTACCAGGACGAAGCCAGCGCGCAGAATACGAGCGAAGCCGCATCCGGTCATAAATTTTCGGAAGCGACCTATCTCGGTACAGGAAAGATATTAATGGATAAAAGTGACTGTAAAGCGTGTCATTTTACGGACAAAAAGTCGGTTGGACCTTCCTTTATCGACGTGGCAAAACGCTATAAAAGTGACGCAAACGCCGTGGCCAGTCTGTCGAACAAGATCATAAAAGGCGGTGGCGGTGTATGGGGCGACGCCATCATGACGGCCCATCCGCAACTCAGTTCACCCGACGCGGGCGAGATTGTCAAGTATATTCTTACCCTCTCGGACAAAAAAATCGCCAGCCCAACCCTACCGACACAAGGAATTTACACACCCGAGAAAGATAAACAGGGCGATCTGGTTTTACAGGCATCGTACAAGGACAGAGGAGCGAACGGACTCCCCGCGCAAACGAACGAACAGGCGGTCGTTTTGCGGAATCCGCTGGTAGCTATGGGTACCAGCAATGTTCAATCCAAAGGAATAACACTATTTAAAATGGGTACTCAGCCCTACCCGCTAGTTATTGTGATGGCGGCTGGCACGCACGTTCAGTTCAACAAACTTGATCTGACGGGAATCCGTACCATGGAGTTTGCCGTAGCGGTTCCCAAAGCGCAACTCTCTGCCGTTGGCGGGCGTATCGAAATTCGCGCTGATTCGCCAACAGGCCAGTTGCTGGGACAAACCGACGACATTGTACCCAGCGAAAGTAAAGATTCTGCCGATATGTTCAAACCCAGTATGGCGAAGGTAACCATCAAACCCATTACCGGCCAACATGATGTGTACTTCGTTTTTCAGAACGAAAAAGCGGGTAAAGCACCATTGTTCGTACCGGTTACCGTTCAATTTTCCAACTGA